A single genomic interval of Helianthus annuus cultivar XRQ/B chromosome 13, HanXRQr2.0-SUNRISE, whole genome shotgun sequence harbors:
- the LOC110872094 gene encoding interactor of constitutive active ROPs 2, chloroplastic, with the protein MQHPKTRGGATRSNTKPRTSGPKVVDNRWQRSPTSEKQLARLQEELKKTKDQLRESELCTKQAYKEAEEAKRQLAAMSAKFAESQKQLDELWASEDSRIQQLRKISQDRDRAWESELKAVQKHLATAINENQKLNTRLQKLAESDSAHAKQAESAHDEILTLKLQVSETIDLLEELKIQLNESKDSESRALELVSQTRDSTELAASALATSVEMESELKRLKVQTEQWKKAAEVAAAMVLGDGGGCVGDGKFVDSFEFNVVGDKYNSCCSEDTEDESSFKKTSNMLKRIGVLLKKGQK; encoded by the exons ATGCAACATCCCAAGACAAG AGGTGGGGCTACACGATCGAACACAAAACCAAGAACATCAGGACCAAAAGTCGTTGACAACCGATGGCAACGTTCTCCAACATCCGAG AAACAGCTGGCTCGGCTTCAAGAAGAGCTCAAGAAAACAAAGGACCAGCTGAGAGAATCCGAGTTATGCACTAAACAGGCTTACAAAGAAGCCGAAGAAGCCAAGAGGCAGCTCGCGGCTATGTCAGCCAAATTCGCCGAGTCACAAAAACAGCTCGACGAGCTATGGGCTAGCGAAGACTCTCGAATCCAACAACTTCGTAAAATCTCCCAGGATAGAGACCGAGCCTGGGAGTCTGAGCTAAAAGCCGTCCAAAAACACTTAGCCACAGCCATAAACGAGAACCAGAAACTCAACACTCGACTACAAAAACTAGCCGAGTCTGACTCGGCTCATGCAAAACAAGCCGAGTCAGCTCATGATGAAATACTGACACTAAAGTTACAAGTGTCAGAAACCATTGATCTACTAGAAGAACTCAAAATTCAACTAAATGAATCAAAAGATTCGGAATCTCGAGCTTTGGAACTCGTGAGCCAAACTCGAGATTCCACTGAACTAGCCGCCAGCGCGCTGGCGACTAGTGTTGAGATGGAAAGTGAGTTAAAAAGGTTAAAAGTGCAAACGGAACAGTGGAAAAAGGCGGCTGAGGTGGCGGCCGCCATGGTATTGGGTGACGGTGGCGGCTGCGTTGGTGATGGGAAGTTCGTAGATTCTTTTGAGTTTAATGTTGTTGGTGACAAGTACAATTCATGTTGTTCGGAAGATACGGAGGATGAGTCATCATTTAAGAAAACAAGCAACATGTTGAAGAGAATTGGGGTGTTGTTGAAGAAAGGACAAAAGTAG